TGTTTCGGTTTCGCTGTCAACAGCAGAACCTACTGCGGCAAATAAGGCGGCATATAAAAGGTATCCCGACAGGAAATAAAACAGGAAACAAAATAAAATATATCCCACCTTAATAGTCGTCAGGGTCGCAATTATACCTGCCATGGGGCTTTGGGGTGAATTAAAGGCATGCCCAGCTATTTTCGACGATACAACAGATAAAATGATCCAGGCGGCAAATTGTGTCAGGCCAACCAGGCCTACACCTATAATTTTGCCCAGCATCAATTGAAAAGGTTTTACTGATGATATGATCACCTCTATGATGCGGCTTGTTTTCTCTTCAATTACGCCACGCATAACCTGGCCGCCGTAAATAAACAGCGAAATGTATATGAATATAGCGCAGGCAATTCCAACGGCTATGTTTGCACCAAGGTCGCTGCTCTTATCGCCAGTTTCGGTAATTTCTATCGTCTTTACGCTAAAGTTAGCCCTTTTTATTGAGTGGATAACCGCCGTATCAATATGGTGCTGAATCATGCTGTAATCGAAGGCTATGTTGCCCATTTGCTTTTCAATCTCATCGGTAAGCTGCATGGGCGATTTCTTTTTAGAGAAGATCTGCACGCTTCCTTTTTTTGCGTAATCCGCAGGGATATAAAGGGTAGAGATATTTTCGTCCTTTTTTGATTCTGCTTTATCTGCATTTAAATCTTTATGATTTACTACAAATTTGATGTTGGATACATCCCGGAATTTATCTACAAAAATTTTGCTGTCATCAACTACCGTAACTATCTGGAGTGTTGACAGGTTGTTGCTGTCTTTGGCTACTAAAGCGATAATAGCTCCCATCGCCAGGATTAATAAAGGCACCACAAAGATCATGATGATGAACGACTTTTTCCGCACCCTGGTAAGGTATTCGCGCTGGATAATCAGTAATACTTTATTCATGGCTTTTGTTGTTTGCGTTTACTTTTTCGATAAATATTTCATGCATGCCCGGTATTACTTCCTGCAACATATTGATGCGAACCTGGGGCATAAGGTATTGCAGTACATCATTTGAGGTATAACCTTCATTTAGTTTGATGCGGATGGTATGGTTATCATCATCCGTGATGGTATCGCCAATGATGTCGAACGGTTGGGCGCCGTTAAAGCTTAAACGCTGGCCTGCGTACTCAACCATATAGGTTTCGTTGCGGTAGGAGTTGCGGATGTTTTTAACGGTACCATCCAGTATTTTATGCGATTGATGGATAAGGGCGATAGCATCGCAAAGCTCCTCTACCGATTCCATGCGGTGGGTAGAGAACAGGATGGTAGCACCTTTTTTGTTCAGCTCCAGGATCTCGTCTTTAATGATTTCTGCATTTACCGGGTCGAAACCGCTGAAGGGTTCATCTAAAATAATCAGGTCGGGCTCATGTAACACGGTTGCCACAAACTGGGCTTTTTGCTGCATGCCTTTGGATAGTTCTTCAATCTTTTTTTTCCACCAGGTTTCCATGCCCAGCTTATCAAACCAAAACTTTAAACGTTTTTGGGCTTCATCGCGGCTGAGGCCTTTCAAGCGGGCCAGGTAAATCATCTGCTCGCCAATCTCCATTTTTTTGTACAGACCGCGCTCTTCGGGCAGATAGCCAATACGGTCTATATGCGATTGGTTGAGCTTTTGGCCGTTAAAAAAAACTTCGCCTGAATCCGGCGCGGTTATCTGGTTAATGATGCGGATAAGGGAAGTTTTGCCTGCGCCATTTGGTCCCAGCAGACCGAAAACCTGGCCGCTTTCTACCTCCAGGCTTACATCGTCTAACGCCCGGTGACCGGCGTATTGCTTAACAATATTGCGGATGCTTAACATGTTTTGATTAAGGTTTATTTTGTTAATTTATGGTTTAGATACGGGCAATTTTAAAATGTTACATGACACGCGAATTGTCACGAATTCATAAACACAAATTGATACGAATTTTATCGAATTACACGAATCAAGATTAAATGAATTCAATGCAATTCTTTCATCAGGTGCAATTTAGGCGTCTATTTATAAAAATCGTGTACGCCCCCCGCATTCGTGAAATTCGATAGAATTCGTGAAATTAGTGTGCTGGGATTAGTGCGCTTCTAACTGCTTAAAATCGAACCGGAGTACCTCAATAGCTTCTTTCTGCCGCGATATAATTACATACATATAGCCATTGTAGATGATAGTATGCGGATATCCGTATTGGCCGCCTTTCCATAACCCTTCTTTTTTAAGGTGGTAAAGTTGGTTTGCGATGATGTAGTTTTTATCGAACGATTGGCCATCTTTTGATAATGATAACACCAACGGGTTCCGGTCGTAATGATGTAGTGTATCGGGAATGCCTACGTAATAAAAACGCGTATCGGGCAAGCGGCCGAAGTGAAATTTGCTGTCGTTGTCAGAAAAAGGGACCTCTGCCGGGCGCGACCATGAACTGCCGTTATCCTTACTTTCGGTAAGCCATAATTTACCCTTCCAGCCTTTGCCGGTTACCCGTAGCAGCATGTGCAGCACGTTATCATCCGTCTGGAAAAACGAACCTTCGCAAAGCGGGGGCAAGCCAAGCCTGGCTGCGGGAGCATAAAAGGCAGCGGAGTTATCCTGGGTGTATAATGAATCGGGGTAAAAACTGCTGAGTTTCCAACCGGAGATACCGCGGCGATCATCGGTGTAAGGAAACAAAAAGTTACCGCTGATGATAAGCCGGCCGCTTGTGGTAGCCTCGGGGCCATGATTAGGGATTAGCGGCACATGCATGTCGATAGGATTGCTCCAGTGGAGACCATCTTTGCTGGTTTTGCCCCAAAGACGGGTGTTTTGGCGTTGTTTGGTGTACTCGCCGTAATAGGCAACCAGAGTGCCTTTGTATTGGTATAAGCCGGCGGCCGTTAACACGTTAAGTGTATCATTAACCTTGCCCGGAGATGCCAGGGCAACAGGTGCCGACCAATGTACAAAATCCTTCGATATAGCGTAAACCACACGCTGGCCCGGCGAATCCTCGTCGATGAGGCCATTGCTCCATATCGCGATGAATTTATCTTTAAAGTGGATGATGGAGGGGTGATGATTATACAGCCATTCCTTATCCGGCGAGTAGATCATCGACCGCTGGATGTTTAACTTGGGAACTCCGGCTTCGGTTTTATAGGTGTTGTGGATGGTTTGGGCCTGGACGTTGCCTGGCATGAAATTTATCAACCAAATAATTATGGCGGCAAAATATTTAACACGCACAGTGTTAAAATCTGATTTTGATGGGATATTCATTTATTGTGTTCGAAATTCGGAGATTGACCGGTTAAGTTCATCCTGGGTTTTTAAATATTTGGTTATCCCTATCAATGCATAACATAACGAAGCAGGTATAAATAACAGGCTAAACATGGCAATTTGTATAAATATTTGACCAATAAGCGCCATCATAACACCAGATGTAATATAAAACAAGAGGTAGGTCAAATAAGCAAGCGGGAACAAACCGTAAGGCAACCTAAGCTCGTCGTTACGCAATCCGAAAAATTGAATAATTAAGACGATGCTCATGATCATCATAAAAATGGATAGGAAGAATAATAACATGGCCCCATTGGTGTTGGGCGTTGCAAGGTCAGACAGCATGGTTATTATAAAATTAAATATGATGAAAATTATCAAACTACTGATGCACGCTTTTTTTTCATGAAAATGTTTTAACACATAAACCAGGTATATAAGCTGCGTATCAAAAAGTAACTCCCTAAACAGTGTGAAATAAAACGGTGGCCGCTGTTGGTTTAGCGCAAATAGGAGTGCGCCAATGATTGTAATAAAGTAAACGGCATTAACGGCAATAATAAACCTGGTTGTTTTAACGCTTGCTTTCATATAATTTGCTCGTTTATGCCCTTGTCGATAGCCAGGTACCTTGCTATCTTAAACAGGATATAGAATGTCATCCCCGGGATTAATATTTCGGTAAGGCTAACAAATTTAAAGATCATCGACGAGTAAAAAATGCTTGCCGCCAGTTGTAATAAACTAATAAAAAGGAATATAAGACCGTAAGTGAGCATGGGATAGGCAAGCCACTTGTTCTGTATCCTGGCTGATTGGATAATAAAAATAATTACAACGACAATAGACAGCAAAAAAAGAAGATAGTACAAGGATACATTATTTGCCCTGAGTTTAACAACAACAAAGTACAAGGAAATAAAAACATCAACTCCGATGAAGATTTTGCACGTTGTGATAATAGATGCATCTTCCTTCAAATATTTTAATACCATAACCAGGTATATCAATGGTATTATATATACTACTTCATTTAAAACCAGGTGCCATTTAGTTAGCGGTATGTCATTAAATTTCAATATAATAGATATAACTACCGATAACGTGTAAAGTAAATTTACAGCCATCACGTAGTAGGTGCTTTTGGTTGTTACCATTGTTCTGTTTTATCTGAATTGTCTGATAAATAAATTTCACTCAAGCCGGCTTTTATCTGTATGTTTTGTTGGCTTTTAAGCCCCTGCAACACCTTTACAAAAATAAAAACGATGATAAATGTTGGCAAAATTTCCAACACCGTGGAGATATAACTCAGGGCATTAAAATTGATGGATAAGTTATCGGCTAAATACTCAAAAACAAAAGGCAGCCCAAATTGCGCAGCAAGTTTAAACACAAGTGATATACCCCAAAGTTTAAAAGGAATGCCCAATGTAGTATCGGTTATCCTAAAAATTTGGACAACCATATTTAGCATTACCAGAACGTTTATAACCGATAGCGGTATCAGTAACGCCATATTCTGAAACGATAGCGTGAATATTGCCGAAAATACAACGGTTATGCAAAGAAAAAGAAGTAGAGAGATCATGATAATCTTTTTTTCGCCCTTAAATTTTACAATGCAGATCAAATAAAAAATTGAAGAGGCATAAATCACATTTATTAACACCGAAATAACGGTAGACCACGGAGCTGGTAGGTTGAGAGGCATCGCCATGAAACGCAGTATGCTGATAGAAATAACATACGCAACCCCGGCAAGCAGCAGAGCCATGAAAAAGATTGTTTTTTTAATAGTTACTTTCATCGTGTTAAGGCAGCTTTAAAATAATTAAAAAAACGATACAAACAAAATACATATGCTTTGCTCATGAGCAAAAGTTGGTGCAGAACGGTTATTGCATTTTATGGCTATAACCATTTATCACCTGCATCAGTTTATCATGCGGTATAGCATAAACGGTGTTACCATTAATGCCTTTCATGTCTTTGGCGGCTATCATGGCATTTATAATGGCTTCCTCCACGCTTTCAACGGTAGCCTGGAAAACTTTATCCATTTGTTCTTTGGGCAATACGGTCCAGGTTTGCAGGGTGCCTTTAGCGTTATCTTTGGGTGGTACTGTGCTAAATGCCAGGAAAATATCGCCCGAGCTATTGCGACCCACGCCGCCGCAGCGGGCAACACCTAATGATGCGCGTTTGGCTACAAGTTTTAACTGTGCCGGTAATAAAGGGGCATCGGTGCCAATGATGATGATGATAGAGCCATCTTTGGGTTTGGAATTGATAACAGGCAAGTCGCCTTTCCATTCCCTACCAACAGGTACTCCGGATATAATCAAGTCTGTCCGCCTGCCAAAATTGCCCTGTACAAAGGCCCCAACCGTATAAGTAGCCGTATCGATACTAATCACCCTTGACGATGTACCGCTGCCGCCCTTAAACTGGAATAACGACATACCCGTGCCACCGCCAACGTTACCTTCTTCTACTTTGCCTCCATGGGCAGTATTCAGCGCCTCGAACACATCTTCTTTTTTTACGTGAAATCCGTTAATGTCATTTAATACACCATCGAAAGTTTCGGCAGCTACCGGCAGGCCAAAGGAGAAATCAACCAACGAGCCTTTGCTGAAGTTTTTAACATTCCACTCGCCAATAGCATCTCTTACCACACCAACGCTATTGGTATTGGTAATACCGATGGGGCCGTAGTTAAGGCCATATTCGTCAATTACGGTAGTGCCGGTCATTTCACCGTCGCCATTAAGACTAAACCATCCAGCCGGCAGCGGATCGATAGATTTGCCGTTTGGCATAATAACGGTAACACCAGTACGCACCGGGCCTTTGCCGGTAACCAAGGGGCCTTCGCCGCTTATTAATGTCTTGTAGCCCACCAAAACGCCTTTAACATCGGTAATGGCATTGTACTGGCCGGTAGTGCCGTTAAATTTGATACCCAGATCGCGGGCGCGTTGCTGGGCGGCAGCGGCAGCAATGGTTGATATAAAAAATACGGTTAGAGCAAGGGATCTCATTTTGATGTTTGTTAAGCAGGAACCAAAATTCTAATATACCCATCAAAAAATGATAGCGGAAATCATCTGTAACAAAAAAGCCCGAAGTCATAAAACTCCGGGCTCTCAAAATCTTTCGGACTTTCCGTCTTTACTGACTTTCCGACTATCAACTACTCAAAATATTCCTTCATCCGCTCAAAAAAGCTTTTTTCATTTTTGCCCGGATTGGGTTTAAAGTTAGGAGATGATTGTAATTTTTCCAGTATTTCGCGCTCTTCGCGGCTTACAATTTTTGGTGTCCAGATGTTGATGTGCACCAGTTGGTCGCCACGATGGTATGAGTTTACTTCGGGTACGCCTTTGCCTTTCAGTCGCAATATTTTGCCGCCCTGGGTTCCGGGGTCAATTTTTATTTTGGCTTTACCGTCGATGGTAGGTACTTCAACAGTGGTGCCCAATGTTGCATCAACAAAGTTTACATGCAAATCGTAGATCACGTTGTTACCATCGCGTTTTAAAGTTTCGTGCGGAATCTCCTCGATCAAAATGATCAGATCGCCTGGTACACCACCGCGTGGGGCCGCGTTACCTTTGCCGCTCATGCTTAACTGCATGCCTTCGCTCACGCCAGCAGGTACGTTGATGGTAATCAACTCTTCGCCACGCACTACGCCATCACCATGACAAACATTACATTTTGACAGTATGGTTGAGCCTTCGCCGTTACAGGTAGGGCAGGTGCTGGTTGTTTGCATCTGGCCCAAAATAGTATTGGTTACCCTGCGCACCGCGCCCGAGCCGCCACATGTTTTACAGGTTTGAAACGATGCTTTATCTTTTGCGCCGCTGCCATCGCAGGTTTTGCAGACTATTTGTTTATTAACCTTTATTTTCTTTTCGGCGCCGTTGGCAATTTCTTCAAGTGTTAAACGTACTTTAATACGCAGGTTGCTGCCACGGGCTACACGCCTGCCACCGGCACCGCCACCCTGGCGGCCACCGCCACCAAAGAAACCTTCAAACGGACTGCCGCCACCAAATATATCGCCAAACTGGCTGAATATGTCGTTCATATCCATGCCTCCGCCGCCATAACCGCCGCCATTTGGCGATGAAGCATTGGCTGCATGACCAAACTGGTCATACCGCTGGCGTTTCTCGGGGCTGCTTAAAACTTCATAAGCTTCAGCGGCTTCCTTAAATTTTTCTTCCGCCTCTTTGTCACCCTGGTTTTTATCCGGGTGATATTTAATAGCCATTTTACGATATGCCTTCTTTATCTCATCAGCATCTGATCCTTTTGAAACGCCCAGTATATCGTAATAATCTCTTTTAGCCATGTATTTAATTATTGAATTATTGATTTATTGAATTATTGAGTTTTTATAAGTGAATTATTGATTTATTGAATTAGAGGTTGAAAGACTTTTTATCGCTTTCGATTTGTTGATTTAATTACCATGGTAGATAACCAAGTGATATTTCTAAACCTCTCTGATTTTTAAATTCAATAATTCACTAATTCAGTCCCTCAATAATTAACTACGCTCCTACAATTACTTTGGCAAAACGGATCACCCTGTCTTTTAGGGTGTAGCCTTTTTCCATTTCGTCGATAACCTTGCCTTTAAGGTCATCGGTAGGGGCGGGTATATTAGTAATTGCTTCCTGTAGGTCGGCATCAAACGGAGCACCTATTGATTCCATTTCTTTTAAACCTTTTTGGGCAAGTATGTTTTTTAATTTGTTTTGTATCAGGGTTACGCCTTCTTTAACCGGGGCCACGTCAACAGCTTTTTCCATAGAGCGTTGTGCACGCTCAAAATCGTCTAAAACGGGTAACAGGGCAATAATTAAATCCTTGCCTTCAGTTTCCCGGGCTTCGGCGCGTTCTTTTTGGGTGCGCCTGCGGAAGTTGTCAAATTCGGCATACAAACGTAAATATTTATCATTAGCCTGCGCCAGTTCGGTCTTTAATTTATCTTCTGCAGTAGGGCCGGGTATTTCCTCGGTTTCAACAGCCTCAACAGTTTCTGCCTGCTGTTCTTTTAGTTGTTGTTCTTCGGCTAAATTTTCCCGTGTAGGCTCATTAATATTTTCAGGGGTATCCATATTTTCTTTCTTCTTTTTCTTCAACATGTCGTTAAATTTCATAGCTGATAGTGCCAATCAAGTATCCTGCCATAGCCATAAAGCCGACAAGGTGTCAGTGGTGTGTTTTATAACAGGCAGGAGTGGCGCAATATGCGCAAGGCTGACAGGATTATTTGTCTGATTCTTTTTGTCTGAACGGGGAGATTGTCTTAACCGGAATTAAACGAATTTCTTGAATTTATAGAATTTTAAAATTCTGGTCATTGTTTAATTCGTTTAATTCCGGTTCAGATAACTATATCACCGCATCCTCCAAAACCTTACCATTCTCGCACTTAATAATGCGCGATGGGAAAGTGCGGATGATATGATAATCGTGGGTGGCAATTAACACTGCGGTACCCGATTGGCTGATCTGTTTTAGGAGCAATACAATCTCTTCAGAAGTTTCGGGGTCAAGGTTACCGGTTGGTTCGTCAGCCAATATAATTTCGGGGTTGTTAAGTAGGGCGCGGGCAATTACCACACGTTGCTGCTCGCCGCCGGATAACTCATGCGGCATTTTTTTAAGTTTAGAACGCAGGCCAACTTTTTCCAGTACGTCAAGGGTACGTTCGGCTATCAACTTTTTGTCTTTCCAGCCGGTGGCGCGCATAACAAAAAGCAGGTTTTGCTCTATGGAGCGATCTGTCAATAATTGAAAATCCTGGAAAACTATACCCAGCTTGCGGCGTAAATAGGGCACATCCCGGCCCGATAGCTTGCTTAACTCGTACCCGCAGGCATGCCCGGTACCAGCTTTTATGCCCAGGTCGCCGTAAATAACTTTAAGCAGGCTGCTTTTGCCCGATCCGGTAGAGCCTATAAGCCATACAAAATCACCTTTATCAACATGCAGGTTTACGTTTGACAGTACCAGGTGTGCCTGCTGAAAAATATCAACACCATTTAGCTTTATAATAGAGTTCCCAATCATCTTTTTTATAGCTCTAATTTCAGGATCTGCCCAAAAGGTAAATCCTTAATAATATTCATAATATACTCCGCCTTATCCGCCAGCCCCACCTTATCCAACGATTTATCGGGCCTATCTACCCTGAAATAAGCCAGCAACGTAAACTTATCATCCCGCAGCTGTACATAATCGGGTATTTTGGCAACGCCTTTAACTTTTATAATGTGGTAGTTCATGGTTCATTGTTCATGGTTCATAGTATTTTTGCCTTCAAGCTCCGGCTATGATCTATGAACTATCAACTATATGCTTTTCCCCAAAGGTATTGTTATTTTAAAGATTTGACAAAAATTCCATTGTATCAATCCCATCGGCATAATCCCATAATGCGGGGTGCTGGCTTTGGCCGAAGCTTACCACCTGGCTGGCTACATTAATGGTGGCATTGGTAACAATACACTGAATATTGTCGCTTTGTTTTTGTAATAGTTCCTGCGCCTGGGCAAGATCGTCGTAATAGCTAAAATACAGCACGGCCAGTGGCGATGCCAGTCTGTCATCCTCCTTTACCATCAAAAAACCGTTATCAAGATGTTTGTCGCTGTTTACCAGGTAGATGGATTTATTGTAATCGTAATTATTGTTGTACTTATGGTGATGGATGATAGCCTTATGATCTTCAATCGATTCAAAAAAGAAATTGAAATTATAATCCTTCGGCACCAGCAACTTACTCACATTGCGGCAACCCAAGCCATAATAATCAAAAATATCATGGCCAAGGTTAAACAGTTGTTCTGCCGTTTCATCGCCGGTTAGCAGGGCAATACTATTCCTGTTTTTACGGATGATGTTAGGCACTTTTCCAAAGTAGTAATCAAAGTAGCGCGAGCTATTATTGCTTCCGGTGGCTATAACGGCGTTAAAATCGGCTAAGCGCTCTACAAAACTAAACTGGCTGTCGAAGCTGACGTCAATAGCCACTAATCGTTCTAAAACAGTTTTTATCAGCCGGGCGTCTTGTGACGATGCTTTGATTAGTGCGTGATTGCCGGATGCCAGCACGCACAGCACATCATGAAAACCAACCAGCGGGATATTTCCTGCCAAAATAAGGCCCACTTTTTTGCCCGGGGCGTCATTTTCAAGATTGTATTTTGCGAGCCAGGTTTTCAAATCGTCCTCGTTAAGCATTTTACCTATGGCGGTTACGGCTTGCAAAACGCTTTCGGGCGTAAACCAGGCGTTATGGTAGCGTTCGTCTTCAATGATGGTCATTAATTGCGCATCGGGGGCAATTAACTGCTTTCCTAAGGTCGAAAATGAGTTTATGGAATTTTTTATGTTAAATTTTGACATATATATGGTGAGGATTTAAACCCCTAAAGCCTTTTTTTGTTATATTTGTGCGCTTGTAAATTACGGGCAAAGTTAATTGAGATTATTATATATTTAGAAATATGGCGATTAAAATCACCGATGAATGCATAAACTGCGGAGCCTGCGAGCCGGAGTGCCCCAATAATGCAATTTATGATGCTGGTGCGGCATGGCGCTTTAGCGACGGTACCGGCCTTAAAGGAATTATTGATTTTGGAGATGGCAATACTTTAAATGCCGAGGAAACTCAGGCTGCCCTGTCCGACGAGATATATTATATAGTGCCTGATAAGTGTACCGAGTGTGTTGGTTTTCATGACGAACCACAATGTGCTGCTGTATGCCCGGTTGATTGCTGCGTAGATGATGAAGATATCCGCGAAACACAGGAAGAATTGTTAGCCAAAAAAGATTGGCTGCATATGAATGAATAATTTTATAAAAAAAATATTTTGAAAAGGGATTAGCTTGCTGATCCCTTTTTTTTGCTTGTTTTTTAAATAAAATTATTTCGCGTTTAATAATTTAATAAATTAGCCTTGTAAATTTTAGCTTTAATCTCCTCCACAGCTAAAATATATCTTGAAAACCAATTAAAACGGTGTAATTATTGATCGCTTATTGCATCTTAGTTACATTAATTTTTGCATTTAATCTGATCTATGGAATATGGTATTTGTAACCTTGCTGTAATCCCGCTTCGCGCTTTGCCTGATGACAGGAGCGAACAGGTATCGCAGGTGTTATTTGGCGAAACTTTTGAAATTAAGGAGTGGGCCGAACGCTGGGTTAAAATTGTTACAACAACTGATAATTATACGGGCTGGATAGGCAGGCTGCAATTTGCCATGTTCGGGCATGTAGCCTATAAAAGCCAACAAAATATGCCTCCGCCTTTAACTTACCGGGCGGTTACCCAGGCCTGGAAAATTATTGATAACTCAATACTTTATTTGCCTGCAGGCAGCTCACTTGCCGGTTTAAAAGGAACAACCTGCAAAATAGGGAATGATAAATTCGAGATCATTGGCGAAATAGGCGAAAGGGAAGATATAGCAACAACGGCAAAATCATTTTTGAATGCACCCTATTTGTGGGGTGGCCGCACCCACTTTGGCATTGATTGCTCTGGTTTTACACAGGTAGTATTTAACCTTAATAAAATAAAAATAAAACGCGATGCAAGTCAACAAGCCCTGGAGGGCGAAAAAGTTGACAGTTTAAACAACGCCCGTCTGGGCGATCTGGCTTTTTTTAATAATACCGAAGGACGTGTAACCCATGTGGGTATTTTATTAAACGGCGGACAAATAATTCATGCTTCAGGAAAGGTGAAAATAGACCCTATTGATAACGACGGCATTTATTCGGAAGAGTTAAAGCGTCACACACACAATTTGCATAGCATCCGGAGGTTTTTTTAAGCAGGAGCGTACGTTAAAATTTTATATCCCAAATAAAAATATTTTTATCATCACTTACTGATAATAGCTGATCTCCATTCCATGCCAGTTTATTTATTGACAGCGGATGGCTTGAGTATCCTTTTTCGCGGCTGATGATCTTGTACAGTTTAAAATCATCGGCTCCCCAAATTTTAATGCTTTTATCCATGCTGGCCGTAGCGAAGTAAGGCTGGGAGGGGTGGAAGAGGATATGGTTAACAGCAAACAAATGCGCAGGGATGTTTTT
The genomic region above belongs to Mucilaginibacter sp. KACC 22773 and contains:
- a CDS encoding C40 family peptidase; this translates as MEYGICNLAVIPLRALPDDRSEQVSQVLFGETFEIKEWAERWVKIVTTTDNYTGWIGRLQFAMFGHVAYKSQQNMPPPLTYRAVTQAWKIIDNSILYLPAGSSLAGLKGTTCKIGNDKFEIIGEIGEREDIATTAKSFLNAPYLWGGRTHFGIDCSGFTQVVFNLNKIKIKRDASQQALEGEKVDSLNNARLGDLAFFNNTEGRVTHVGILLNGGQIIHASGKVKIDPIDNDGIYSEELKRHTHNLHSIRRFF